One Cystobacter ferrugineus genomic window, CAGCTACCCCAAGCTGGCGGCGAGGCTGCGGCTGGGCGCGAGCGAGGTGGGAGACCCCCACGTGGAGCGCCTCATCGAATCGTTCGCCTTCCTCACCGCGCGTGTCCAGCACGCCTTCGACAGCGATCTGCCGGAACTCTCCACCACCTTGTTGGGCCTGCTGGCCCCCCACCTGGTGGAGTCCGTGCCCTCGTTGTCCATCGCCTGCTTCGAGGTGGATACGGCGGCTGGCCTGCCCCTGACCGGTAGCCGCATCGAGCGCGGCACGCAACTCCTGGCCGAGCCACGCCCGGGGCAGACCTGCCGCTTCCGCACCTGCGCCCCGGTGACGCTCTGGCCCATCCAGGTGATGGACGCGAGCCTGGAGTCCCCGCTGTCCTTCGACTGGCTGCGGGGGCGGCGGGACGTGTCGGCGGTGCTCCGGCTGCGGCTGGAGGCCCGCGAGGCCCGGCTGGCGGAGCTCCAGTTGGAGCGGCTCCAGTTCTTCCTCGACGGACCCTCCGAGCTGACCTTCCGCCTCTACGAGCTGCTCACCTGCCATGCCCGGAGCGTGGCGCTCGTGCCGGATGGCTCGCCGGGCGAGCCCCGCTTCCAACCCGCGGACAGCTTGCGGCAGCTCGGCTTCGGCCCCGAGGAGGCGGTGCTGCCCTCGCTGCCCCACCAGCACCGCGGCTATCGCCTCCTGCAGGAGTACTTCGCCTTCCCCGAGAAGTTCCTCTTCTTCGAGCTGGCGCTGGAGCGCGCGTGCATCCAGGCGTCGCGGCAGGCGCTCGAGGTGTTCGTGCTGCTGGATGCCATGCCCGAGGAGCAGCTCGCGCTCACGCCGGAGACGTTCCGGTTGGGCTGTACCCCCATCATCAATCTCTTTCCCAAGCTGGCCGAGCCCATCCGGTTGGATCAGCGCCGCACCGAGTACCCGCTGGTGCCCGACTACCGCCGCCAGCAGGAGCTGGAACTGCACTCCATCCTCTCCGTCACCGCCGCCACGGAGGGAGCCGGGCACACGCGGGGGGTGGAGCCTCTCTTCTCCTGGCGCCACCGGGATGATGGGCAGGAGCCGCGCGCCTTCTGGTACGCCCGGCGTCAGCCCACCGGCCGCGCGCGGGGACCGGGCTCCCAGATGCTGCTGTCCTTCGTGGACCTGGAGCTCGACCCACACCTGCCGGCGGAGCAGACGCTGCACGTGCACACGCTGTGCACCAATGGGGAACTGCCCGTGCAGCTCGGGCCCGGCGCGGAGCTCCAGGTGGAGGAGCGCGTCCCCGTGGGTGCCATCCGCTGCCTGCGCCGTCCCACGCCACCCCGCGCGCCCCCGGAGCGGGGCGCCATGCTCTGGCAGCTCGTCTCGTTGCTGTCGCTCAACCACCTCTCGCTCGCCAACGGCCCCCAGGCGCAGGAGGCGCTCGAGGAGCTGCTGCGGTTGCATGACTTCTCCGGCGGCCAGGTGTGCGAGCAGCAGCTCCAGGGGCTGACGGGGCTGGCGTGCCGCCCGGTGGTGCGCCAGCGCGGCTGGGATGCCTGGCGGGGCTTCTGCCGCGGCCAGGAGATCACCCTCACCTTCGACGAGTCCCTCTACGTGGGCGGCAGTGCGCTGCTGCTCGCGGCGGTGCTCCACCACTTCTTCGGCCTGTACGCCCCGGTGGATTCCTTCACCCAGCTCGTCGCGAGGAGCGAGCAGAGGGAGGACACATGGAAGAGATGGCCCCCCATGGCCGGCGACGCGCCCCTGGTGTAGCCCAGGAGCTCTTCGAGTCCGGTCACCGCTTCGACTTCTTCCAGGCGATGCGCCTGCTGCGCCTGCTCCGCCCGAAGGAGCCGGTGCGGCTGCGCGCCTCGGTGGAGCTGGCCTTCCCCGCCAGCGACATCGTCCAGGTGAAGCCGCCCGCGAGGCCTGGGGACGCGCCGGAGATGACGGTGGCCTTCCTCGGTCTGGGCGGGGTGCAGGGGCCGCTGCCGAGGCCCTTCGCCCAGCAGCTCCGGGACAGGACGCGCGTGGGGGACACGGGCCTGCGCGACTTCCTGGACATCTTCCACCACCGGCTGCTGTCGCTGCTGTACCAGGGGCGGGTGCGGCGCCGGGTGTGGTTGGAGCCGGGCGTGCCCGAGGCCCATGACGTGGCCCGCTACCTGTATGCGCTCATGGGCCTGGGCACCCGGGGCACGCGCGGACGGCTGGAGGTGGAGGATCGGCGGCTGCTGCGCTACGCGGGACTGCTGGCGCACCGGCCCGTGTCCCTCGAGGCCCTGCGGGCGATGCTCTCGGACGCGCTGGGCGTGGGAGTGAAGCCGCGAGCGCCCCGGGGGGCCTGGATGGAGCTGGAGGAGGAGCAGCGCACGCGCCTGGGCCCCACCGGACGCAACCAGCGGCTCGGCCAGGGCGCGGTGCTCGGCGGGCGGGCCTGGCTGGAGCAGGCGGGCATGGAGCTGGAGCTGGGCCCTCTCTCCTGGCGCCGCTATGTGGATCTGCTGCCCGGTGGCCGGGGATTGGGCACCTCGCGCTCGCTCACCCGCTTCGCGCTGGGCCCGGGGCCCGAGGTGCGGCTGGTGCTGGTGGTGCGCTCCGGAGACATCCCCGAGCAACCCCTGGGCGCTGCGCGCGGCCCGCGCCTGGGGTGGACGTCCTGGCTGAGGGCAAGGCCCGGCCGGCAGGGAACCCAGGCGGTGGCGCTTTCGCCCCGTCACATGTCCGCGCACGGCGCGCGGGAGGATGGAACATGAGGTCGGGATACACGCAGGACAACGTCTACCTCTCCGTCACCACGCCCCTGGGCAAGGACGTGCTGCTGCTGCACGGCTTCCAGGGCGAGGAGTCTCTCTCCCGGCCCTTCCACTTCACGCTGGAGCTGCACTCCGAGCGGCTCGACGTGGACTTCTCGCGGGTGGTGGGCAAGGGCGCCGCCATCTCCCTGGCGCGGAGCAGGGGCGGCGAGCGGTACTTCCACGGCATCATCACCCGCTTCGTCCAGGCCGGCACCTTCGGAGACTTCACCCGGTATCTCGCCGAGCTGCGCCCCTGGTTCTGGCTGCTCACCCTCACCCGCGACAGCCGCATCTTCCAGAACCTGACGGTGCCGCAGATCCTCCAGCAGCTCTTCCAGGAGCAGGGCTTCACCGACTTCCGGCTGGCGTTGCGGCGCGCGTACACGCCTCGCGAGTACTGCGTGCAGCACCAGGAGTCCGCCTTCGACTTCGCCTCGCGGCTGATGGAGGACGAGGGCATCTTCTACTTCTTCGAGCACACGAAGGACCGGCACACGCTGGTGCTGGCGGACGACGCGGCGGCCCATGCGCCCTGCCCGGGCCCGGGAGTGGCGAAGGTCCAGGGGCACCAGGGCGAGGCGCGCACGGAAGATGCCGTCACCGGGTGCGAGCTGGAGCAGCAGGTGGTGCCCGGACGCTACGCTCTGGGGGACTACTTCTTCGAGACGCCGTCCACCCGGCTGCAAGCGCAGGTGCAGGGCAAGCAGGGGCGCCAGGAGCAGTACGAGTACCCCGGGGCCTTCACGCGCCGGGACGTGGGCGAGCAGCGTGGCCGGGTCCGCCTGGAGGCGCATGAGGCGCGAGCCCGGACGCTGCGAGGCCAGGGCCACGTGCGCTGGTTCATCCCCGGCTATCGCTTCAGCCTCGCCGAGCACGAGCGCAAGGACATCAATGGCGCCTACGTGCTGCGCTGGGTGTCGCACTCGGCCACGGTGGAGTCCTATAGCAACAGCTTCGAGGCCTTCCCCGCCGCCACCCCCTTCCGTCCGCCCCGGGTGACGCCCCGGCCGGTGGTCAACGGCGTGCAGAGCGCCCGGGTGGTGGGCAAGGCGGGCGAGGAGATCTGGACGGACCGGTTCGGCCGCGTGAAGGTCCAGTTCCACTGGGACCGCGAGGGCCAGAAGGACGAGCGCAGCTCGTGTTGGATGAGGGTGGCGCAGGGCCAGGCGGGCAAGGGCTGGGGCCACTTCTTCCTGCCACACGTGGGCCAGGAGGTGTTGGTCACCTTCCTGGATGGGGATCCGGATAAGCCCATCGTCACCGGCTCCGTCTACAACTCCGAGCAGGTGGTGCCCTATCCGTTGCCCGCCGGGCAGACCCGGAGCACGGTACGCGGGGATGCCTCCGGAGGGGGACAGCCCAATGAGTTGCGTTTCGAGGACAAGAAGGGCGCGGAGGAGCTCTATCTGCACGCCCGCCGGGACATGAATGTGTCCGTGGAGCGCGACAGCGTGACGGAGATCCAGGGCAACTGCACCATCCGGGTCCGGGGCAACCTCACCCTGGATGTGCGGGGCTCCATCGACGTCAAGGCGGGAAGGAACCTCACGCAGGAAGCGAAGATGTCACTGAAGAGCATCGCGGGGATGAACCTCACCCAGAAGGCGAAGCTGGCCCTGGAGAGCTCGGCGGGCACGATGCTGCGGCACAGCTCCAATCTCATGATGATGGCCGATGCCCAGACGTTGATCAGCAACGTCAAGCTCATGCACATGCTCAAGGCGACGCCCCTGATGATCCTGGGCCCGATGATTCCGCTTCCGATGGGAGGGCCTCCGCTCCCGCCGATTCCGCCCACCCCCTGAGCGGAGGGAAGAGCCCGTGCCAACGGAATTCATCGAGAAGGACGAGCGGGGGCGGGTGCGCGAGCGCTACTTCGAGGACGACGAGGGCCGGCTGGAGGGAGTGGCGGCCACCTATGACGAGGGCGGCCGGCTCGTCCAGGAATCGCACTGGCGCGCGGGCCTGCTGCATGGGCCCACGAGCCTCTACGGCTCCGACGGCCAACTGGTGCAGCGGGTCCTGTTCGCGGACGGCCAGCTCCACGGGCCGGCGGAGATCCAGGACGAGCAGGGGCGCTTCCGCATGCAGCTCGGATTCCATGAGGGCAGGACGCACGGCGAGCTGCTCGCCTGGCGGGACGGCCAGCCGTTGATGAAGCACACCCTCGAGGAGGACAGGCCCGAGGGTCCGCTCGAGCTCTACGAGGAAGGCAAGCTCACCCGCCGGGTATTCTTCGAGCGGGGATGGCCCCTGGAGCAGGGACAGCCCGCGGAGCAGGACTCGATGGCACCTGGACCGGAGGCCAGCGCGGACAGGCCCGAGGCGCGGGAACGACAAGCACGGGAGCAACCCCCTGGATGGCTCCAGAGCTGGCTCCGAGGAGGCGGTGGTTCCTGACACCATCACATGAGTGGAGAGGGCACTCCAATCCGTGGAGTGCCTCAACCCCTCACACCAAAGGAAGACACATGATGAGCCGGATGCTGTCCGTGGCGGTGGTTGCCGCCATGACCCTGGGACTCGGCACCTCGGCACGAGCCGAGTCCACTCCCCTCGTCATCACCCTGAAGGACAGCCCCCAGGTGGTGACCCTTGGCGGCGGCCCGGAGGGAAAGGCGGGATCGGCCGTCATGCTGACCCCCAACAAGGCCCAGCGCGGCCAGGGCTTCTGGCTCAAGCCGGTCGGGAAGCCGGAGGACAAGACGTTCAACATCGTCTCCCAGGCGAACCAGCTGTGCGTGGACGTCGAGAACGGAAGCCGTGAGGACGGAGCCGCGATCATCCAGAATCCGTGCAATGGCGCGGACTGCCAGGTGTTCCGCGTGAGCGACAGGGGCGCCGATGGGCACCGGGAGCTTCGCAACGAGCTCAGCGGCAAATGCCTGGCGGCCTCACACGGCGAGGACTCCATGCTCATCCAGGCCGCGTGCACCGGCCAGGACAACCAACGCTTCCGCATCAGTCCCCCGCGTTAGCAGCCCTCTCCATGCATCTCGGATTTCATCTTTTCCGTCCTCCACGAATTCACACGACAAGGGAAACACCCCATGAACGTCAAGACCCTGGCAGCACTCGTCGGCACCCTGTCCCTCGGCTCGCTCGCGGCGGGATGTGCAACCACCCATCGCTCGGCGGAGCCCGGCACGGAGAAAGGCACCCAGGGAGCTGGGAGCACCCGGGGCGGCGAGGCCTCGTGCGGGGAGGGCACTTGTAGCGGCAAGGCCACCCAGAAGGGCGGCGAGGCCTCGTGCGGGGAGGGCACCTGTGGCGGCGACCAGAAAGCCGCGGCTCCGGAGAAGGGTTCCCACGCGAGCTGCGGCGAGAGCGGTTGCGGTGGTGGCAGGTAGCTCATGGGCCATTCATGGCGTCAGGGATTGAAGCCGCTGGGAGCCGGTATCGGGCTGCGGCGGGAATTCCATGAGCGGCTCCCCCGCACCACGCGGGTGCTGGACTGGGTGGAGTTCGTCTCCGAGAACTTCCTCACCCTGGGCGGCCGCGCGCAACGGGCGCTGGACGCCTGCGCCGAGCGCTGGCCGGTGATTCCCCACGGGGTGGGACTCGACATCGGCGGGCCCGAGCCCCTGAACGAGGATTACATGACCCGGCTCACGGCGCTGGTGGCGCGGGTGGACTCCCCCTTCTTCTCCGACCACCTGTGCTACGCGCGCCTGGGCGGGGTGTACCTGCACGACCTGCTGCCATTGCCTTTCTCCGAGGAAGCGGTGGAGCACGTGGTGCCACGAGTCCGCGAGGTGATGGCGAGGGTGGAGCGACCCTTCCTGCTGGAGAACATCACCTACTACGCACGCATGCCCGGGAACACCCTGTCCGAGGCCGCCTTCCTCCGGGCGGTGGTCGAGGAGGCCGACTGCGGCTTGCTGCTCGATGTGAACAACGTGTACGTGAACGCGCGCAACCACGGCTACGACTCGAGGGCCTTCCTGGACGCACTGCCACTGGAGCGGGTGGTGCAGGTCCATCTGGCTGGCCACACGGAATTGTCAGACATGCTCATCGACAGTCACGGGGACACCGTCCGCGACGAGGTGTGGGCGCTCTACCAATATCTCCTGGAGCGCACCGGCCCGGTGTCGACGCTCATCGAGTGGGACCAGGACATCCCGTCGCTGGAGGCCGTGCTGGACGAGGCGGACCAGGCGCGTGCGATGCTCGGAGCGCTGGGAGAACGGTGATGCCGGGCCTCCAGCATTTTTTCGAGTCCATGAGGACATACCTGGCGGAGCCCGGTGCGGCAGGACTGGAGCGGCTGTATGTGGCGCACCCCGGGTGGGAGGCACCGCGCGCGCGGGTGGCGCTGTATGGGCGCTTCGTGCGCCACCACGTGGCGGATGGAGTGGAGAAACTCTTCCCCCTGGTGCGGCGATGCGTGGGCGAGGCCGCCTGGGAAGAACTGGTGCGGGGTTACTTCGCCACTGGGCCCGCGCGGCACTACGAGCTCAATCGCCTGGGAGAGCACTTCCCGGACTTCCTCTCGGACGAGGCGCCGGAACGTGGGCTGTCCGCGTGGTTGCCGGAGTTGGCGCGCTTCGAGTGGACGGACTTCACGGTGTATGCCTCGGAGGAGCGGATGCCAGTGAAGGTGGAGCGGCTCTCGCCCAATCCCACGCTCGCGGTGCTGCGGCACTCCTGGCGGCTGTGCCCCTTTGTCCGAGGTGGCGCGCAAGGCGAGCCACCGTCGGGCGAGGAACTGGCGCTGCTGTGGCGCCACCCGCGAGACCTGGTGACCTTGTACATGGCCGCGGATGACGCGGCGTTGCTGGCCCTGAAGATGGCGGTGGAGGGGCTGGCTCCGGCCGAAGTGGCTGTGTCCACGGGAGTGGCTGAATCCGACATCCGCGCAGCGGTGGCGCGCTGCGTGGCGGATGGGCTGATTCTCACCCCCTGAGCAAACCCGAGAATGGAGCGCTCCTTCTCCTGGATGGCTCCGAGCTTGGAACCTCGCTGCCTGGAGGGATGGAGCGCCTCGCCCCTTCCGCTCGTGCGGCGGGCGGGAGGCATCGGTCCCAGGACCGATGCCATCCTCGTCCTCGTGGAGGCGGGGAGCGTGCCCGACTCGAGGCTAGCGATCGCCCGTCCAGATGTTCCCGCCGCCGTCCTTGAACGAGAACGTCTCGGTCGAGACCTCGTCCTTCGAGAACAGGTTTCCGGAGTTTGCCCGGTGGCCGGTGATGCTCGAGTTCTTGATGGTGATCGAACCCGTGGTGGCGATCTTCCCGCTGAGCGGGCTGGGCGGTGCCTTGTGCGAGTCATTGGCTACCATGCCAAAATCGCCTGATTGGTCCATGACGATACGGATGCCGTCGAACTCGGTGTCCTCGACCCGTTGCCCCTGCGTGGTCTGGACCAGCACCCCGTAATGAACGGGATCGATGATATCGATGTCTTTCAGACGGATGCCCTGAAAGCGGATGGGGGAGTACGGCTCGG contains:
- the tssF gene encoding type VI secretion system baseplate subunit TssF; its protein translation is MGSSQDELLQAYQRELAWLRGAGAEFAASYPKLAARLRLGASEVGDPHVERLIESFAFLTARVQHAFDSDLPELSTTLLGLLAPHLVESVPSLSIACFEVDTAAGLPLTGSRIERGTQLLAEPRPGQTCRFRTCAPVTLWPIQVMDASLESPLSFDWLRGRRDVSAVLRLRLEAREARLAELQLERLQFFLDGPSELTFRLYELLTCHARSVALVPDGSPGEPRFQPADSLRQLGFGPEEAVLPSLPHQHRGYRLLQEYFAFPEKFLFFELALERACIQASRQALEVFVLLDAMPEEQLALTPETFRLGCTPIINLFPKLAEPIRLDQRRTEYPLVPDYRRQQELELHSILSVTAATEGAGHTRGVEPLFSWRHRDDGQEPRAFWYARRQPTGRARGPGSQMLLSFVDLELDPHLPAEQTLHVHTLCTNGELPVQLGPGAELQVEERVPVGAIRCLRRPTPPRAPPERGAMLWQLVSLLSLNHLSLANGPQAQEALEELLRLHDFSGGQVCEQQLQGLTGLACRPVVRQRGWDAWRGFCRGQEITLTFDESLYVGGSALLLAAVLHHFFGLYAPVDSFTQLVARSEQREDTWKRWPPMAGDAPLV
- the tssG gene encoding type VI secretion system baseplate subunit TssG, yielding MEEMAPHGRRRAPGVAQELFESGHRFDFFQAMRLLRLLRPKEPVRLRASVELAFPASDIVQVKPPARPGDAPEMTVAFLGLGGVQGPLPRPFAQQLRDRTRVGDTGLRDFLDIFHHRLLSLLYQGRVRRRVWLEPGVPEAHDVARYLYALMGLGTRGTRGRLEVEDRRLLRYAGLLAHRPVSLEALRAMLSDALGVGVKPRAPRGAWMELEEEQRTRLGPTGRNQRLGQGAVLGGRAWLEQAGMELELGPLSWRRYVDLLPGGRGLGTSRSLTRFALGPGPEVRLVLVVRSGDIPEQPLGAARGPRLGWTSWLRARPGRQGTQAVALSPRHMSAHGAREDGT
- a CDS encoding type VI secretion system Vgr family protein; amino-acid sequence: MRSGYTQDNVYLSVTTPLGKDVLLLHGFQGEESLSRPFHFTLELHSERLDVDFSRVVGKGAAISLARSRGGERYFHGIITRFVQAGTFGDFTRYLAELRPWFWLLTLTRDSRIFQNLTVPQILQQLFQEQGFTDFRLALRRAYTPREYCVQHQESAFDFASRLMEDEGIFYFFEHTKDRHTLVLADDAAAHAPCPGPGVAKVQGHQGEARTEDAVTGCELEQQVVPGRYALGDYFFETPSTRLQAQVQGKQGRQEQYEYPGAFTRRDVGEQRGRVRLEAHEARARTLRGQGHVRWFIPGYRFSLAEHERKDINGAYVLRWVSHSATVESYSNSFEAFPAATPFRPPRVTPRPVVNGVQSARVVGKAGEEIWTDRFGRVKVQFHWDREGQKDERSSCWMRVAQGQAGKGWGHFFLPHVGQEVLVTFLDGDPDKPIVTGSVYNSEQVVPYPLPAGQTRSTVRGDASGGGQPNELRFEDKKGAEELYLHARRDMNVSVERDSVTEIQGNCTIRVRGNLTLDVRGSIDVKAGRNLTQEAKMSLKSIAGMNLTQKAKLALESSAGTMLRHSSNLMMMADAQTLISNVKLMHMLKATPLMILGPMIPLPMGGPPLPPIPPTP
- a CDS encoding toxin-antitoxin system YwqK family antitoxin; protein product: MPTEFIEKDERGRVRERYFEDDEGRLEGVAATYDEGGRLVQESHWRAGLLHGPTSLYGSDGQLVQRVLFADGQLHGPAEIQDEQGRFRMQLGFHEGRTHGELLAWRDGQPLMKHTLEEDRPEGPLELYEEGKLTRRVFFERGWPLEQGQPAEQDSMAPGPEASADRPEARERQAREQPPGWLQSWLRGGGGS
- a CDS encoding RICIN domain-containing protein; its protein translation is MMSRMLSVAVVAAMTLGLGTSARAESTPLVITLKDSPQVVTLGGGPEGKAGSAVMLTPNKAQRGQGFWLKPVGKPEDKTFNIVSQANQLCVDVENGSREDGAAIIQNPCNGADCQVFRVSDRGADGHRELRNELSGKCLAASHGEDSMLIQAACTGQDNQRFRISPPR
- a CDS encoding DUF692 domain-containing protein, which gives rise to MGHSWRQGLKPLGAGIGLRREFHERLPRTTRVLDWVEFVSENFLTLGGRAQRALDACAERWPVIPHGVGLDIGGPEPLNEDYMTRLTALVARVDSPFFSDHLCYARLGGVYLHDLLPLPFSEEAVEHVVPRVREVMARVERPFLLENITYYARMPGNTLSEAAFLRAVVEEADCGLLLDVNNVYVNARNHGYDSRAFLDALPLERVVQVHLAGHTELSDMLIDSHGDTVRDEVWALYQYLLERTGPVSTLIEWDQDIPSLEAVLDEADQARAMLGALGER
- a CDS encoding DNA-binding domain-containing protein, whose translation is MRTYLAEPGAAGLERLYVAHPGWEAPRARVALYGRFVRHHVADGVEKLFPLVRRCVGEAAWEELVRGYFATGPARHYELNRLGEHFPDFLSDEAPERGLSAWLPELARFEWTDFTVYASEERMPVKVERLSPNPTLAVLRHSWRLCPFVRGGAQGEPPSGEELALLWRHPRDLVTLYMAADDAALLALKMAVEGLAPAEVAVSTGVAESDIRAAVARCVADGLILTP